One part of the Populus alba chromosome 18, ASM523922v2, whole genome shotgun sequence genome encodes these proteins:
- the LOC118062325 gene encoding exosome complex exonuclease RRP46 homolog isoform X2, whose amino-acid sequence METDRDDGRSPSQLRPLSCARNVLHRAHGSASWSQGDTKVLAAVYGPKAGTKKNENPEKACIEVIWKPKTGQIGKLEKEFEMILKRTLQSICILTLNPNTTTSIIVQLLVCAINAACAALVDAGIPMKHLAVAICCCLAEGGYVILDPTKLEEQKMRGFAYLVFPNSVVSVLPEGLSHVEGEPMEHGIITSVTHGVMSVEEYLKCLERGRAASTKLSDFLRRSLQSQLPSDSSKAA is encoded by the exons ATGGAGACTGACAGAGACGATGGTCGTTCTCCAAGCCAATTAAGACCTCTCTCTTGCGCTCGCAATGTACTTCACCGTGCTCATGGCTCTGCCAGTTGGTCTCAAG gGGATACAAAGGTTTTAGCTGCTGTTTATGGACCTAAAGCTGGCACAAAGAAGAATGAGAACCCTGAGAAGGCTTGTATTGAAGTTATTTGGAAGCCGAAGACAGGACaaattg GAAAACTGGAAAAGGAATTTGAAATGATATTGAAGAGGACTTTGCAAAGTATCTGCATTTTGACTCTCAACCCAAACACCACAACATCAATTATCGTTCAG CTTCTAGTCTGTGCTATAAATGCAGCATGTGCTGCCCTCGTAGATGCTGGAATTCCTATGAAACATCTTGCAG TTGCAATATGTTGTTGTTTGGCTGAAGGTGGATATGTTATATTGGATCCTACCAAGCTGGAAGAGCAG AAAATGAGGGGATTCGCATATTTAGTCTTCCCAAACTCTGTTGTCTCTGTTTTACCAGAAGGATTATCCCACGTAGAAGGTGAACCCATGGAACATGGAATCATCACCTCTGTTACCCATGGTGTAATGTCAG TGGAAGAATATCTCAAATGTCTAGAACGAGGGCGTGCAGCCAGTACAAAATTGTCTGATTTTCTTAGGAGGAGCTTGCAATCACAACTTCCAAGTGACTCATCTAAAGCTGCGTAA
- the LOC118062325 gene encoding exosome complex exonuclease RRP46 homolog isoform X1: METDRDDGRSPSQLRPLSCARNVLHRAHGSASWSQGDTKVLAAVYGPKAGTKKNENPEKACIEVIWKPKTGQIGKLEKEFEMILKRTLQSICILTLNPNTTTSIIVQVVNDDGALLVCAINAACAALVDAGIPMKHLAVAICCCLAEGGYVILDPTKLEEQKMRGFAYLVFPNSVVSVLPEGLSHVEGEPMEHGIITSVTHGVMSVEEYLKCLERGRAASTKLSDFLRRSLQSQLPSDSSKAA; the protein is encoded by the exons ATGGAGACTGACAGAGACGATGGTCGTTCTCCAAGCCAATTAAGACCTCTCTCTTGCGCTCGCAATGTACTTCACCGTGCTCATGGCTCTGCCAGTTGGTCTCAAG gGGATACAAAGGTTTTAGCTGCTGTTTATGGACCTAAAGCTGGCACAAAGAAGAATGAGAACCCTGAGAAGGCTTGTATTGAAGTTATTTGGAAGCCGAAGACAGGACaaattg GAAAACTGGAAAAGGAATTTGAAATGATATTGAAGAGGACTTTGCAAAGTATCTGCATTTTGACTCTCAACCCAAACACCACAACATCAATTATCGTTCAG GTTGTTAATGATGATGGTGCT CTTCTAGTCTGTGCTATAAATGCAGCATGTGCTGCCCTCGTAGATGCTGGAATTCCTATGAAACATCTTGCAG TTGCAATATGTTGTTGTTTGGCTGAAGGTGGATATGTTATATTGGATCCTACCAAGCTGGAAGAGCAG AAAATGAGGGGATTCGCATATTTAGTCTTCCCAAACTCTGTTGTCTCTGTTTTACCAGAAGGATTATCCCACGTAGAAGGTGAACCCATGGAACATGGAATCATCACCTCTGTTACCCATGGTGTAATGTCAG TGGAAGAATATCTCAAATGTCTAGAACGAGGGCGTGCAGCCAGTACAAAATTGTCTGATTTTCTTAGGAGGAGCTTGCAATCACAACTTCCAAGTGACTCATCTAAAGCTGCGTAA